The following is a genomic window from Citrifermentans bemidjiense Bem.
ATGGAGGAGTAAGCCAGCATTCTCTTCACGTTGTCCTGGGACAGCGCGATGATGTTACCGACGGTCATGGTGAGGACTGCCAGGATCCAGAGGAGCTGGCCCCACTCAGCTTTGAGCATCGGGAAAGCGAAGATCATCACCCTGAGGAAGGCGGCAAAGCCGGCTGCCTTGGGACCTGCGGACATGAACGCGGTGACCGGGGTCGGAGCGCCCTGGTAGACGTCCGGGGTCCACATATGGAACGGTGCAGCTGCGATCTTGAAGCTGAAGCCGGTGGCGATGAGCAGCATACCGACCACGAAGAGCGGGTTGCTCGCCACACTCGGGTTGCCCATGACAAAGGCGGAGATGGCCTGGATCTTGGTGCTCCCTGTGGCGCCGTAGGTGAGCGCCATGCCGTAGAGCAGGAAGCCGGTGGAGAAGGCACCAAGAAGGAAGTACTTGAGGCCCGCTTCGTTCGACTTCACGCTGGCGCGGTTGAAGCCGGCCAGTACGTACAGGCAGATGGAGAGAAGCTCAAGACCGAGGAAGATCACCATCATGTCGGTCCCGGCAGCCATCAGCATCATACCGACAGTGGCGAAAAGGATCAGGGGGTAGAGTTCGCCCTGGTTGCACTCTTCCTGGGCCATGTACTTGTCCGAAATCAGGACGGCAAGACCGGCGGAGACCAGGAAGATGATCTTGAAGAAGGTGGCGAAGTTGTCCTGCACCACGGCGCCGTTGAACGCTGATACCGACGGCCCCCACCCGTTGACCACGCTTGCCGCGGTAACTGCGAGGCCGATGATGCTCAAGTAACCAAGGTAGGCCTTGTTGTTGCCCGGCACGAAGACGTTGACGAGCAGCAGTACCATGGCGATGCATGAGAGTAGGATCTCAGGCATGACCACTGCCAGGTTTATGGCCGGCATAGCAATTGTTTCCATCTATAATCCTCCGTCAGCTAGTTCTAAGCGGTCTATTTTACTTCTTGGGTTGCGGGGAGAGCCGGATGCTCTTCGGGAAGGCCCGGAACTGCTACGTGCCCTGCCGGAAGCTGCGGCGCGGCCGGTGCTGCTACTTGTGCCACCTGCTTCTGCACCTTGGTGTGCGCGATCAGTTTATCGATCGACGGAGCCATGGAGTCAATGATGGGGCGCGGGTAGACGCCCAGGAAGAAGATGAGGAAGAGAAGCGGAAGCATGATTGCTACTTCCCTTGCGTTCAGGTCCTTCAGAGTCTGGTTTTTCGGGTTCTTCAGTTCGCCGAACATGACCCTCTGGAACATCCAGAGCATGTAGACGGCGGAAAGGATGACGCCGGAGGTGGCGATGATCGCATACCAGCGGAGGCTGCTCTCGAAGGAGCCCAGGAGCACCAGGAATTCGCCGACGAAGCCGTTGGTCCCCGGAAGGCCGATGGAGGAGAAGGTGACGATCATGAACATGGTGGCGAAAACCGGCATCTGCTTGGCGAGGCCGCCGAAGTCGGAGATCTGACGAGTATGACGGCGCTCGTAGATGAATCCGACGATAAGGAACAATGCGCCGGTGGAAACGCCGTGGTTGAGCATCTGCAGCATGCCGCCGGTGACACCCTGGGTGTTGAGGGCGTAGAGGCCGAGCATGACGAAGCCCAGGTGCGCTACGGAAGAGTAGGCGACCAGCTTCTTGACGTCCTGCTGCACCATCGCGACCAGCGATGCGTAGATGATGCCGATGACGGACAGGGTTGCGATGAGCGGGGTGAACTGCGCGCTTGCTTCCGGGAAGAGCGGCATGGCGAAGCGGACGTAACCGTAGGTACCGCATTTCAGCATGACGGCGGCCAGGATGACGGAGCCTGCGGTCGGCGCCTCGGTATGTGCGTCAGGCAACCAGGTGTGCAGCGGGAACATCGGGACCTTGATGGCGAAGGCCAGTGCGAAGGCCAGGAACATCCACATCTGGGTGGTCGGGTCGAGGTTCAATTCCCAGAAGCGGATGATGCTGAAGTCGCCGCCGCCCGCCTTGAAGTAAAGGGAGATCAATGCGACCAGCATGAGGAGCGAACCGACCGCGGTGTAGATGAAGAACTTGACTGCAGCGTAAATCCTGTTCTTGCCGCCCCAGATACCGATCATGAAGTACATCGGGATCAGCATCACTTCCCAGTAGATGTAGAAGAGGAAGAGGTCGAGCGAGATAAAGGTTCCGATCATGCCTACTTCGAGCAGCAGGAGGCAGATCATGTACTCCTTCACCTTCTCTTCAACCGCCGTGTAGGTGGAAAGGATGGAGATCGGCATGATGAAGGTGGTGAGGATGACGAGCCAGAGGCTGATGCCGTCGATGCCCAGATGGTAGCTCATCTGGAAGGGGCCGGCTGCGATCCAGGGCACGTTCTCGATGAACTGGAAGCCGCCGATGTCGGTCCCAGGCGCGTTGTACCCCGTGATCAGAGGCAGCGAGAGGACGAACGTCACCACCGTCACCGCCATGGCAACGGTACGGAGCACGCCGTGGCTGTTCTTGTTCACAAAGAGGAGGAGAATCGCCCCGATCAGCGGTGTGAAGGTTAATATGCTCAGTAACGGTAGCTGGTTCATTTACTCTGCTCCTTTTACTTACAGGTCAAAATTATCTTAAATTTGAATCTTAGCGGAAGAGATACACGCCTACGATGACCACCACGCCGATCACCATGGAGAAGGCGTAGTTGTGAACGAAGCCGGTCTGCACGTAGCGCAGGATGCCGCTGAAGCCGCGGACCACCGCCGCTACCCCGTTCACGATGCCGTCGATCACTACCACGTCGAACCCTTTCCAGAGGAAGTTGCCCAGGGCCTTGCAGGGGTTGACGAAAACGAAGTCGTAGATTTCGTCGATGTACCACTTGTTGTACACGGCACGATGCAGCACCGGGAAGGTCGCCACGAACTTCTCGGGGACGCTCGGAGCGATCAGGTAGAGGCCGGCGGCCAGGCCGATGCCGGCGCAGGCGATGACCACGGAGGTGCCCATCAGGCCCCACTCGACGGCATGGCTCGGATGTGCGCCGTGTACGTTATGCAGCACGTAGGCGTTGGAGTAGGCGAACACCGGCTCCAGGTACCCTTCGAAGTAGTTCGGGAGACCTCCCAGCACGTCGCCGAGGATCTTGGGCACGCCGATCCAGCCGCCGACCAGCGAGAGGAGGGCAAGGCAGACGAGCGGCACGGTGATGACCCAGGGGGACTCGTGCAGGTGGTGGAAGGCCTTCTCGGAAAGACGGGTCTGGCCGAAGAAGGTCATGAACACCAGGCGGAACATGTAGAATGCGGTGAGACCTGCGGCGACTGCGCCGCAGCCCCACAATACCAGGTTGGCGCTGCCGTGGTGCGGGTTGGCAAATGCCTGCCAGAGGATCTCGTCCTTGGAGAAGAAGCCGGCGAAGCCCGGGATACCTGCGATGGCGATGGTCGCCACCAGGAAGGTCAGGAAGGTGATCGGCATCTTGGACTTAAGCCCGCCCATGTTTCTCATGTCCTGCGGGTCGGCGTCGGAATGCTCGTGGTGCAGCGCGTGGTGCATGGCGTGGATGACGGAGCCGGAACCGAGGAACAGGCAGGCCTTGAAGAAGGCGTGGGTCATCAGGTGGAACACGCCGGCGGTGAAGGCGCCGACCCCCATGGCCAGGAACATGTAGCCCAGCTGGGAAACGGTCGAGTAAGCCAGGACGCGCTTGATGTCGTTTTGCGCGGTGCCGATGGTCGCCGCGAAGAGGGCGGTGGCGGCGCCGACGCAGGCGATGACGAGCAGCGCGGTCGGGCTCTTGATGTAGATGAAGTTCATGCGGGCGATCATGTAGACGCCGGCGGTGACCATGGTGGCCGCGTGGATGAGGGCGGAAACCGGGGTCGGGCCTTCCATCGCGTCCGGGAGCCAGGTGTAGAGCGGGATCTGCGCGGACTTACCGGTTGCACCAAGGAAGAAGCAGAGGCAGACGGTGGTCACTACGGCACCCGGGACCAGGAGGTCGGCGTTCTTGGCGAGCTCTACGAAGTTGATGGTCCAGACGTTGTGGTTGACACCCAGGTACCAGAAGAGGGTGAAGACGCCGAGCAGGAAGCCGAAGTCGCCGATCCTGTTCATCACGAACGCCTTCTTACCGGCGTCGCCGGCCGACTTCTTATGGAAGTAGTAGCCGATCAAGAGGTAAGAGCAGAGACCCACGCCCTCCCAGCCGATGAACATGAGGAGCAGGTTGTTGCCCGACACCAGGCAGAGCATGGAGAAGGTAAAGAGGTTCAGGTAGCAGAAGTAGCGGTAGAACCCTTCTTCGCCGTGCATGTAGCCGATGGAGTAGAGGTGGATCAGGAAGCCGACCCCCGTTACGATCATCAGCATGGTTGCGGAGAGCGGATCGATCAGGAAGCCGATGTCGGCTTTGAAGGTCCCTGACTGGATCCAGGTGAAGATGGTCTTCTGGAACACCCTCTCCTCACCCGGCAGACTCAGGAGCTGGAAGAGGATTCCGCAGGCGACCAGGAAGGAGCAGAAGACTGCCCCGGCTGCGATCCCACCGATGACCGTTTCGTTTTTGATCTTCTTGCCGAGTAGGCCGTTGATGACCGAGCCGATGAGAGGGCACAGTGGGATCAACCATACTAAATCAAACATCCCTGACTCCTTTATATCTGTAGTTCTTGAATTTCTTCAGCGGAGCGGCTCAAGAAGCCGCGATCAAATCACGTAGGCAACCAATCGCGGCGGAAACGCCGCTCCTACAACGCTCAGGCAGCTTTCGCCCTAGAGCTTCATCAGGTTGACGTCTTCGACGTCGATCGACTCGCGGTTCTTGAAGAAGGCGATCATGAGGGCGAGGCCTACGGCTGCCTCGGCGGCGGCGACGGTCATGACGAAGAAGACGAAGACCTGGCCGTCGATGTTCCCCAGGTGCCTGGAGAAGGCGATGAAGGTGAGGTTCACCGCGTTCAGCATCATCTCGATGCACATGAAGATGACGATGGCGTTTCTCCTCGTCAGGACGCCGATGGTCCCGATGGAGAAGAGAATGGCCGAGAGTATCAGGTAGTTTTCGATCGCTAGCATGTCAGTACCCCTTCTGTAGCGTTAAATTTTCTTTTTGGCCAGGATCACTGCGCCGACGATCGCGGCCAGGAGCAGCACCGAGGTGATCTCGAACGGGAGTAGGAAGTCGGTGAAGAGCGCCTTACCGATCAGCTCGACGTGCCCGACGCTGATGATCTGCGCCTTGTCCATAGTGCCGGTCGCGCCGGTCATGGAACCCTTCGAGAGGAACCAGACGGTCTGGAACAGCGCGAACAGTCCCAAGACGCTTCCCGCGAACACCGCGTGGCTGCCGCGCTTGCCGCTCTCCGCCTTCACGTTAAGGAGCATGATGACGAAGATGATCAGAACCATGATGGCCCCGGCGTACACGATCACCTGGGTGGCCGCCATGAAGGGGGCATCCAGCATGACGTAGAAGGTCGCCAGGCAGAAGAAGGTCATCACCAGCGAAAGTGCGCTGTTGATCGGGTTTTTGCAGGTGACCACCAGGATGCTGGAAATAACGGCCACCGTAGCCACGACGAGAAAGAAGATGGATTCCATTGCTGCTCCTTTATTTCTTTTCTAAGAGTCTCTCTTTGGTAAAGGTGAAGTCGGCACGCGAGTAGTTGGCGAGCTCGAACTGTTCCGTCATACGGATGGCGTCAACGGGGCACGCCTCCACACAGTAGCCGCAGAAGATGCAGCGCAGCATATCGATCTCGTATTTGGCTGCATATTTGTCGTGATTTTGGTCCTCGCCGGCTTCGACCGTGATGCACTTGGCCGGGCAGACCGTGGGGCAGAGATAGCAGGCGACGCACTTCGCCTTGTCGTGGGATACGTTCAGCGCATGCAGCCCGCGGAAGGTGTTGGCGATCTGCGGCCGCTCGGTCGGGTACTGCAGGGTGACCGGCTTTTTGAACATATGTGATAAAGTAATCTGAAGACCTTTAATGAGCGGCATTATCATTTGCAGCACCTCGCCTTGTAGTTTGTTTCTAGAAGAGACTACTTGTTGAAGACCATGACCCAGACGCCGGTGGCGACCACGTTCAACAGGGTCAGCGGCAGGAACACCTTCCAACCCAGACGCATGAGCTGGTCGTAGCGGTAACGCGGGTAGGTGGCCCTGATCCACATGCAGCAGAAGATCAGGAAGTACACCTTGGCCACGAACCAGAACCAGCCGGGGAGAAACGCAGGGCCGTGCCAGCCGCCCAGGAACAGGGTGGTGGTGACCGCGCAGACGGTGATCATGTTGGCGTACTCAGCCATGAAGAACATGGCGTATTTCATGGAGGAGTACTCGGTGATGAAGCCGGACACGAGCTCAGTCTCCGCCTCGGGAAGGTCGAACGGGGTCCTGTTGATCTCAGCCAGCGAACAGATGAAGAAGATCACGAAGGCGAGCGGCTGCTTGAAGACGTACCAGGCGCCGTTGGCCTGGTCGGCAACGATCTTGTGCAGCGACAGCGACTCGGAGAGCATGAAGACGGCGATGATCGCGAGGCCGGCAGCGAGCTCGTAGGAGATCATCTGGGCCGCGGAACGAAGCCCACCCAGGAGCGAGTACTTGGAGTTGGAAGCCCAACCCGCGAGCACCACGCCGTAGACCCCGAGGCTGGCCATGGCCAGGATGTAGAGGACGCCGACGTTGATGTCGAAGACCTGCTGGCCCGCCTGGTCGTAGAAGGCGGCGATCTGCAGCGGCACCGTGTAACCGGCGATGGTCACCGGGGCGCCAAAGGGGATGACGGCGAAGGATATGAACGCCGGGATCAAGGCGACCAAGGGAGCGATCAGGAAGGCGAACTTGCTTGCCTGAGTCGGGACGATCTCCTCCTTGAAGAACAGCTTGACGCCGTCCGCGATCGGCTGCAGCAGGCCGTGCCAGCCGGTCCTCATGGGACCCAGGCGTACCTGCATATGCCCGATTATCTTGCGCTCCGCGTAGGTGGCGTAGGCCACGGTCAGGAGCACGAAGACAAAGGCTACGAGCACTTTGGCAACCATGGCTATGTAGTACGCGACCGGCAGTCCTAAGATTAGCGTATCCATCTGATAGTCTTCCCCTCTGTTATGAATTTTGAGCTGTTAGCCGATGTATCTAAAGGGTCTCAGTTTTCCGCTCCCCATTGCTCAAGGGGGGTGGAAACCCCCTCGCGAGAGGGGGGAACTAAGTTGTTGGCTGTGGTTACTTCTTGGTAACGGTGACGTAGGTGACTGCGGCGCCGTCGGTGATGGTGTTGACGCTACCCTCGCCGAAGTGGTACGGGGCGAACACCGTACCCTGCGGCACGCGCTTGCCTACTTTTGCCGCTACCTGGACGCTGCCGGTGCCGGAGGTCACGGTGACCATGTCCCCTTCGGCGATCTTCAGGCTGGCGGCGTCCGCCGCGGAAAGCTCGGCGTAGGCGTTCGGGCAGACGTACATCGGGCCCTCGCCGAAGCGGGAGAGGGTACCGGAGTGGTACAGCGCGCTGCCGGTGACCAAGGCCAGCTTGCCGGCGACCGGTGCGACCGCCTTGGCTGCCGCCGGAACCAGCTTGGCGGAAACCGCCACCGGAAGTACCACCCCTTCGTCGCCGAGCTTGCCCTGGGTGAGACCCTGGTAAGCGGGGACGGTGGAGGCGATCTCGGTGAAGATTTCTGCCTGGTTGTTGTAGCGAGCCCCGCCGATAGCGGCGGAGAGCGTGTTGAGGATTTCGAAGTCGGTCTTGGCGAGCCCTACCGCCGGTACCGCTTTCCGCACCATCTGGACCCTGCGGCCCAGCGAGGTGAAGGTACCGCTCTTCTCGGCAAAGGAGCAGGCCGGAAGCACCACGTCCGCCAGCTGCGCGGTCTCGGTCAGGAAGAGGTCGGCGACTACCATGAACTCGACGTTCTCCAGCGCCTTCTCGATCTTCTGGCGGTTCGGGTAGGAGACCACCGGGTTCTCGCCGGCGACGAAGAGGGTCTTGATGTTGCCGTTGCCGCAACCCTCGATAATGGCGGAGGCCGAAAGGCCGGTCGATTTCGGGTAGATGCCGAGGTCGGCAGCGCCCTGGCTGTTGTTCTTCTCGCCCATGATCAAAAGGCCGGCGCCTTCCTTGCCGATCTTCCCGGTGAGGATGGCGAGGTTCGCCGCTGCGTTGGCGAGAGCCGCGTCGTGTCCCGGGTAGCCGAGGCCGATCGGGAGGATGATCAGCGCTTTCTCGGCGGCTGCGTAATCCTTGGCGAGGGTTGCGATCTCGTCTGCGGTAACGCCCGCCTTCTCAGCGGTCGCGTCGGCTACGGCTGCCTTCAGTTCGGCCAGACCCGCAACACCTTCGGCGGCGAGGCCCTGGTCGATGACCGACTTGCAGAGGGCGTTGAAGAGCGCTACCTCGCTGCCGGGGGTGTGGACCGTGGTCTTGGCGCCCGGGAGGCGGGTGAGCTTCCCTTTCTTGTCGGAGACGATGCGCAGGTCGATCCCTTTGCGCTTGACGCCGAGGTTGATCTCGAAGCCCACCACCGGGTGGGTCTCGTAGGCGTCGCTTTTCACCACCAGGAGGAGGTTCGACTTCTGGATGTCGGCGATCTCGGAGGGAGATGCGGCGACGCCGAAGCTCGCCTTGGCGCCCTTGGTGAGGGCCGCGTGGGCATAGCCTGCGGAGTGGTCGATGTTGTCGGTGCCGATGGTGCCGCGGAAGAGCTTCTTAAAGAGGAAGAGCTCCTCGTTGGTGAGCCTCGGGGTGGCCAGAGCCGCTACCGACGCGGGGTCGCTCTTGCCGGCGGAAAGGCGGGAGGTGATCACTTCGAGCGCCTCTTCCCAGCTTGCTTCCTGGAGCTTGCCGTTTTTCTTCACCAGCGGGGTGGTGAGGCGCTTCTCGGAGTTGACGAACTGGTAGCCGAAGCGGCCGCGGGTGCAGAGCTGGCCGTTGTGGAAGCCCTGGTTCTCGTCGTAGACGGTGGTCAAAACCTTGCCGTCCTTGGTCCCCAGGGTGAGCTGGCAACCGGTGCCGCAGTAGGAACAGACCGACTTGGTCTTGTTGAGCGCCCACCAGCGCGCCTTGAACTTGAAGGGGCGGGAGTTGAGCGCGCCCACCGGGCAGACCGAGACGCAGGAGCCGCAGAACTCGCAGTTGAGCGGTCCGTCGAACTCGGTACCCATCTTCGCCTCGATGCCGCGGTTGATGAAGGTATAGGCGCCGTAGGAAACGATCTCGTCGCAGATCCTCGCGCACTTGCCGCAGTGGATGCAGCGGTTCATGTCGCGCTCGATGAGCGGGTTATCGTAGTCGATCTCGTGGTTGAACTTCTCGTCCACGAACCGGTTGGTGTTCACCTTGTACTCGAAGGTGAGATTCTGCAGGTCGCAGTCGCCTGCGGCGTCGCAGACCGGGCAGTCGATCGGGTGTTTCAAGAGCAGGAGCTCGAGAACGAGCTTCCTGGCCTTCACGATCTCGTCGGTCGTGGTCTGGACGATCATCCCTTCGGTGACCGGGGTGGTGCAGGCGGGGATGAGACGCCCCTTCATCTGCTCGACCTCGACCAGGCACATGCGGCAACCGCCGAACGGGTGCAGCTTCTTGTCATGGCAAAGGATCGGTATCTTGATGCCACACGCCTTGGCGGCGTCGTAAATGGTGGCGTCTTTTTCTACCGCAACCTGTTTTCCGTTTATCGTAAGATTTACCATCTCGACCTCTGTCTCCGTGAAATCGGTTCAACGTTCAATGTTCAACGTTAGATTCGGCTCGTTCCGGGTCCAACCTCGAACGTTGAACCCGGAACGTTGAACCGTTCTATTCAATGGCCATGAAGCGGCAGGCGTCGTAGCAGGACTTGCACTTGGTGCAGTTTTCCTTGACCAACTCGGCCACCTGTCCCTTCTCCCACTTGATGGCGTTGGACGGGCAGGCCCTGAGGCAGGCCCCGCACTTCACGCACTTCTCGGGAATCACCTGCCAGAGCAGGAGCTCTTTGCAGGAGTTGGAGGGGCAGCGCTTGTCGATGATGTGGGCCTCGTACTCGTTCCTGAAGTACTTGACCGTGGAGAGGATCGGGTTCGGAGCCGTCTGCCCCAGACCGCAGAGCGACGCCTTCTTGATGGTCGCCCCCATCTCCAAGAGGGTGTCGATGTCGGCCATCTCGCCGCGCCCCTCGGTGATCTTCTCCAGGATGTCGAGCATGGCCTTCAGGCCGATACGGCAGGGAACGCACTTGCCGCAGGACTCCATCTTGGTGAAGGTCAGGAAGAAGCGAGCCACGTCGACCATGCAGGTGGTCTCGTCCATGACGACCAGACCG
Proteins encoded in this region:
- a CDS encoding NADH-quinone oxidoreductase subunit N yields the protein METIAMPAINLAVVMPEILLSCIAMVLLLVNVFVPGNNKAYLGYLSIIGLAVTAASVVNGWGPSVSAFNGAVVQDNFATFFKIIFLVSAGLAVLISDKYMAQEECNQGELYPLILFATVGMMLMAAGTDMMVIFLGLELLSICLYVLAGFNRASVKSNEAGLKYFLLGAFSTGFLLYGMALTYGATGSTKIQAISAFVMGNPSVASNPLFVVGMLLIATGFSFKIAAAPFHMWTPDVYQGAPTPVTAFMSAGPKAAGFAAFLRVMIFAFPMLKAEWGQLLWILAVLTMTVGNIIALSQDNVKRMLAYSSIAHAGYALVGFTATNAEGAAGILFYMLSYAFMNIGAFAVVVLIGKKGESNGNVQDLAGFGHKKPLLAAILSIFLLSLAGMPPTAGFIGKFYLFSAAIKSGYLWLAIIGVLNSAASLYYYLRVMVFMYMKDPTEEFDWAGATPAIALCLLLSVGATLALGVVPGTVLALAQKAVLF
- the nuoG gene encoding NADH-quinone oxidoreductase subunit NuoG, coding for MVNLTINGKQVAVEKDATIYDAAKACGIKIPILCHDKKLHPFGGCRMCLVEVEQMKGRLIPACTTPVTEGMIVQTTTDEIVKARKLVLELLLLKHPIDCPVCDAAGDCDLQNLTFEYKVNTNRFVDEKFNHEIDYDNPLIERDMNRCIHCGKCARICDEIVSYGAYTFINRGIEAKMGTEFDGPLNCEFCGSCVSVCPVGALNSRPFKFKARWWALNKTKSVCSYCGTGCQLTLGTKDGKVLTTVYDENQGFHNGQLCTRGRFGYQFVNSEKRLTTPLVKKNGKLQEASWEEALEVITSRLSAGKSDPASVAALATPRLTNEELFLFKKLFRGTIGTDNIDHSAGYAHAALTKGAKASFGVAASPSEIADIQKSNLLLVVKSDAYETHPVVGFEINLGVKRKGIDLRIVSDKKGKLTRLPGAKTTVHTPGSEVALFNALCKSVIDQGLAAEGVAGLAELKAAVADATAEKAGVTADEIATLAKDYAAAEKALIILPIGLGYPGHDAALANAAANLAILTGKIGKEGAGLLIMGEKNNSQGAADLGIYPKSTGLSASAIIEGCGNGNIKTLFVAGENPVVSYPNRQKIEKALENVEFMVVADLFLTETAQLADVVLPACSFAEKSGTFTSLGRRVQMVRKAVPAVGLAKTDFEILNTLSAAIGGARYNNQAEIFTEIASTVPAYQGLTQGKLGDEGVVLPVAVSAKLVPAAAKAVAPVAGKLALVTGSALYHSGTLSRFGEGPMYVCPNAYAELSAADAASLKIAEGDMVTVTSGTGSVQVAAKVGKRVPQGTVFAPYHFGEGSVNTITDGAAVTYVTVTKK
- the nuoH gene encoding NADH-quinone oxidoreductase subunit NuoH; its protein translation is MDTLILGLPVAYYIAMVAKVLVAFVFVLLTVAYATYAERKIIGHMQVRLGPMRTGWHGLLQPIADGVKLFFKEEIVPTQASKFAFLIAPLVALIPAFISFAVIPFGAPVTIAGYTVPLQIAAFYDQAGQQVFDINVGVLYILAMASLGVYGVVLAGWASNSKYSLLGGLRSAAQMISYELAAGLAIIAVFMLSESLSLHKIVADQANGAWYVFKQPLAFVIFFICSLAEINRTPFDLPEAETELVSGFITEYSSMKYAMFFMAEYANMITVCAVTTTLFLGGWHGPAFLPGWFWFVAKVYFLIFCCMWIRATYPRYRYDQLMRLGWKVFLPLTLLNVVATGVWVMVFNK
- a CDS encoding NADH-quinone oxidoreductase subunit J, which translates into the protein MESIFFLVVATVAVISSILVVTCKNPINSALSLVMTFFCLATFYVMLDAPFMAATQVIVYAGAIMVLIIFVIMLLNVKAESGKRGSHAVFAGSVLGLFALFQTVWFLSKGSMTGATGTMDKAQIISVGHVELIGKALFTDFLLPFEITSVLLLAAIVGAVILAKKKI
- the nuoL gene encoding NADH-quinone oxidoreductase subunit L; translation: MFDLVWLIPLCPLIGSVINGLLGKKIKNETVIGGIAAGAVFCSFLVACGILFQLLSLPGEERVFQKTIFTWIQSGTFKADIGFLIDPLSATMLMIVTGVGFLIHLYSIGYMHGEEGFYRYFCYLNLFTFSMLCLVSGNNLLLMFIGWEGVGLCSYLLIGYYFHKKSAGDAGKKAFVMNRIGDFGFLLGVFTLFWYLGVNHNVWTINFVELAKNADLLVPGAVVTTVCLCFFLGATGKSAQIPLYTWLPDAMEGPTPVSALIHAATMVTAGVYMIARMNFIYIKSPTALLVIACVGAATALFAATIGTAQNDIKRVLAYSTVSQLGYMFLAMGVGAFTAGVFHLMTHAFFKACLFLGSGSVIHAMHHALHHEHSDADPQDMRNMGGLKSKMPITFLTFLVATIAIAGIPGFAGFFSKDEILWQAFANPHHGSANLVLWGCGAVAAGLTAFYMFRLVFMTFFGQTRLSEKAFHHLHESPWVITVPLVCLALLSLVGGWIGVPKILGDVLGGLPNYFEGYLEPVFAYSNAYVLHNVHGAHPSHAVEWGLMGTSVVIACAGIGLAAGLYLIAPSVPEKFVATFPVLHRAVYNKWYIDEIYDFVFVNPCKALGNFLWKGFDVVVIDGIVNGVAAVVRGFSGILRYVQTGFVHNYAFSMVIGVVVIVGVYLFR
- a CDS encoding NADH-quinone oxidoreductase subunit M — protein: MNQLPLLSILTFTPLIGAILLLFVNKNSHGVLRTVAMAVTVVTFVLSLPLITGYNAPGTDIGGFQFIENVPWIAAGPFQMSYHLGIDGISLWLVILTTFIMPISILSTYTAVEEKVKEYMICLLLLEVGMIGTFISLDLFLFYIYWEVMLIPMYFMIGIWGGKNRIYAAVKFFIYTAVGSLLMLVALISLYFKAGGGDFSIIRFWELNLDPTTQMWMFLAFALAFAIKVPMFPLHTWLPDAHTEAPTAGSVILAAVMLKCGTYGYVRFAMPLFPEASAQFTPLIATLSVIGIIYASLVAMVQQDVKKLVAYSSVAHLGFVMLGLYALNTQGVTGGMLQMLNHGVSTGALFLIVGFIYERRHTRQISDFGGLAKQMPVFATMFMIVTFSSIGLPGTNGFVGEFLVLLGSFESSLRWYAIIATSGVILSAVYMLWMFQRVMFGELKNPKNQTLKDLNAREVAIMLPLLFLIFFLGVYPRPIIDSMAPSIDKLIAHTKVQKQVAQVAAPAAPQLPAGHVAVPGLPEEHPALPATQEVK
- the nuoI gene encoding NADH-quinone oxidoreductase subunit NuoI is translated as MIMPLIKGLQITLSHMFKKPVTLQYPTERPQIANTFRGLHALNVSHDKAKCVACYLCPTVCPAKCITVEAGEDQNHDKYAAKYEIDMLRCIFCGYCVEACPVDAIRMTEQFELANYSRADFTFTKERLLEKK
- the nuoK gene encoding NADH-quinone oxidoreductase subunit NuoK, yielding MLAIENYLILSAILFSIGTIGVLTRRNAIVIFMCIEMMLNAVNLTFIAFSRHLGNIDGQVFVFFVMTVAAAEAAVGLALMIAFFKNRESIDVEDVNLMKL